The DNA sequence GATCTAATATGAAACAGTATTGATTAGAAAATTCTGTCAAATCAGGAGAAAGACTCAGATATATATtcggattttatatttatataacattacagtacatgtaaaaatgaattgaagatattctctttatataatttttcgtattttttataattttatattcattacaGAATTAGTGCCTCTAgttaatataaagtacaaaatgattttatataaagatacaaatataaattatatgatactCTCTAGAgcatgcatttttaaaatagatacaaCTTACATAAGaactttattatatgtgtaagaTAATATCAGTGTATTTTATCTACTATTCTGACaacagaatatacatatacaacattcataaaaacaaagtttttatttaaaaaaatgattttttacttaaacttttaatttatcagtCTACTTTATTGTGTTAAGAACAATGTTTTTCCTTTAttagttatacatattttattaaaaaaaaagtttttttttttacttaaattttcaatttatcagTCTgtctattttattgttaagaaCAATGTGTTTTTTTACACAAGTATTCAatgtgtttataaaaaatattttattttaattatcatttaaatatgtataaatgttgaGTTTTAGCTATAAATGCAATGTGTGGTACGAACATTCTGTTTAAAGAAATACAAGGTATGTTATCAAGCCTTACAATCCTTatgaatatattcattttatatatattaataataagtaagaaAAATCTCAAATATGTGCAAATACAAATATGATTATCACATAGTATTATGGTCCTTGTGATTTGTATACCAGCACATCTATAATTCgcatatattgatttaaaaaattcatattatataatacttttaatataaatagatagcAGAAATTTCcgtctaaattaaatattattgtaataatattgatatctcTTTCCATTTATGCAATCacttttatagatttatacaGGAGATAAAATCCTGAAATAGCATATTATCTGCAGGAACTGGAGAAATTGGATTATTAGCATTTAAACACAAGAggaactttatttttcttttaaacgtacgtattatttatttgctccTCGTTCATTTTTGAAGTATTAGAAAGATCTTGCAAAATATCCAATttggttatattattttttctagtaTACCATTTATTCTGCTTagattcaaaaattttctttattttcgcGCGTCTCTTCTTTATCTTAGAAAGTGAAGAAGAGAACATTAACATTCTTTTAAACCTCCTTGTACTCATACGTGTCTCACTATCAATATCATCGCTTGCATTGTCAGTCTCTTCATATATTGTTTCAAggttaattttcttatttatctttttatctaaataatagtCATTTATGCTTTTTTCCTCTTCTATGTCCATCTCTGAAACTCTCCTTTTTTTTGGTTTGAGACTACATCTTGTAAACAAATTGTagattatattagatatgAAAGAATATCGGCACTTTCCATTTGGTGACACTAAATGGACATGACATAAGCATCATTCTGTCTTTTTTCAACATCCagtaacaaagataaaacAAAGTAGATagtgaacaaagatagaataacTTTTGTGTCAATTCATGTCACTAAACGGAGAAAGTATATGaacatatttcacaatttggTGTTAAACTATTACCTTCTATTAAGGATACTATCTGTAGAAGCAGTAGAGTTGGGCAAGCACCTAACAACCCTTTTTCTAAGAACTCTTGTAGTAGATTCCACAGGCAAAGAGTTACTGTCTATGCTAAGCTTTGCTAAATCAACTGTCAGAGGTAAAGTTGTATTATCTGAACAATCCACGGAGGTTCTAAAAAAGATAGGACACGTgctcttacaattttttttttaataatttttagttctctcaaaaaataatattgtgatGTATAAAGGAAAACCGGTTGTAATATttgttcttaaataaaaaatttatgaagcgaggaaaagaaacagaaatttataaaatttacgcattatactttcttttcacatatttttcttttaaacgtACGTATTATTTGTTTGCTCCTCGTCCATTTTTGAAGTATTATAAAGATCTTGCAAAATGTTCTCTTCAAAGAATGTCAAACTTCTCGTTGGAacgtctttttaattatttatcaaaccaatttcaaatttatcttatagAAAATGTATAGGTACACCatcttcaacattttttatccGGTCGCAAAGCAGTCGTAGGTCGTAGTCGTAGTTCGTAATTGCTGTCACTCGAGTTGGTTCAATTCCTATTTCCAACGACCACAACTGAAATCTTGCTGCGACAAACCGATCAGAGAAAGAATGTCGTGCATGTATAGCTTTCTGATTGGCTGTTGCGTTGCGATTTAGCAACTTGCAACTAAAGTATCTTGATAAACATCGCAACACTCAATATTACCGTTGAATGTCGAAAGAGttaaccaatcacagttgactttagagaagaatgtCGAATAtcattagttaatttttctttttttttacggcTTATGACTTCCAACACCTATTGTAGACAGCCCTTTAAGGCCGGTCTATAATGGCAGTAAGCGGTACAGAGTAAAGAGTAAGAAGTAAGGAGTATGAAATGGGATTTGCCCATTTTATTACTCCCGGCTTTTAATTCGTCAGTTGTTACTTCTAACTCCTTACTCTGTATCGCTTACTGCCATTGTAGACTGGCCTTTAGTCGTAAGTCGTacgaaattaatcaaattcgtttatttttctctaaatttaactctgtgtgcgtgcgtgcgtgcgtgcgtgagattggttaatttctcgGTTTCATTTTCAACACtatgacatatataaaaaaagcagcgaatctttttttgaaaatatataagctTAGTTTACACCGAGCACTTGATACCCGTACTAAGTACTATACTAGCCAATCATGGCTAGTCTTCTAAAGAATGGAATGGCTATGATTGGCCAGTAATATTTAGTACGCGTATCAAAGTATGTCGGTGTAAACAAGGCCATACATATCtagattacatatatacatactttccAAAACGTCCTCTTCGCGAGAGAAattttactcgaaatatatagTACACGTTACGTATACTATATTAAGCCTCGTCTACAATAGCCGTAGAACGTAAGGTTgcaagcaaattgaccaatgacagtcaagccttttcgaaaatgcttgactgtcattggtcaatttgcttgcGACCTTACGTTCTACGGCCATTGTAGACGAGGCTTAAAAATCTATCGATGTTTTTTTGCTGGAAACCTCtctatattgcatatatatatatatatatatatatatatatatatatatatatatatatatatatatatatatactatgttATGTTATGATTTCTTTTAGTACTATGTGCATGTGCATAGAGTTGATGTAAGCTTGTAGATAATGTTGAGTGATTTTAAATGCTTGGAATagttctgttttttttctactgCATTTGTTGCTTTGCTCTAATTtgtttactataaaaattataactgaaaatatgaagaaagaaaaaacggGTGATTCCAACCGTccctataaattataagtatctTTTTCACATTGAAATGACACTGGTGAAAAATGctcaaaatgtttaaaattctcaataaatgctttttttcgttatatttgaatttcttcGGGACATTTTTCACCAGTGTCATATTTGCATTCCgaagaaatgtaaatatgcAATTCCCAAGACAACATTCACTGAAATCTGTATTCTCCCCCGGACACAATAATCACTGTATTCATGTGTCATATATTGTGAGAATTTAACAGAAGATACaaaagaatgaataaaaaaatcacattctTAGAAAAGTTATaccacaaattatatttatgcattaatATGACTTTATCTGTGTGCTATTTctgttgaaataatttttaattcatactTTACAGCTCATCAAATAGTAAGTTTGACAGGAATAAGTTTTCAAAGGAAAAGCATAATTGGATTTGTTGAGTTGACAATTATTCCATTACGAGACACATTAAGGCTGATAAAACTTAATGCTAAACAATGTAGAATATATAGAGTATGTTTAAATGATACTTACGAGGCtccttttcaatattttgatcCATTTCTGGATATTTGCCAAGGGGACAATAAACAGTAAGTGATTTCTTTTGTCCAtagcttaataatattacagattaataatctataaaatttttgtaggcGTTCTCTGGAATTTTTCTCAAACATGCATCTAGCAGCGGCTCAAAAAGTTGATCCTGATAACAATACTGGGGAACTAGTAGTTCAAATACCACCAGATGCAGCACACTTAGTTGCAGAAGGTCGGGGATTAAGAATTAGCATTGAATTTTCCTTGGAGCAACCACAGGGAGGTGTACATTTTGTGGTGCCAAATTGTGAAGGAACCTTAGCTGAGGTAAACTTTATTAGCTTCCCTCTGCGACAAAGTTATATTAGATTAATcgcaacatatttttttcacattaataataattcttttttagagAGGCgcacatatgtatacgtacAGCTATGAAAATTCGTCAAGATTATGGTTCCCATGTGTAGACAGCTTTGCTGAACCATGTACTTGGAAATTGGAATTTACTGTCGATGACTCAATGACTGCCATTTCCTGTGGAGATCTGGTCGAGGTCGTTTATACACCTGACATGCGTAGAAAAACGTTTCACTATGTTTTAAATACTCCTGCATGTGCTCCAAACATTGCGCTGGCAGTTGGgtaaataaatagaatctatttaaaaaatacacgtgtaatttacaatataataatgtaaattttttgtctCTACAGACCCTTTGAGATCTTTGTGGATCCTTACATGCATGAAGTGACTCATTTCTGTTTACCTCAACTTTTACCATCTTTAAAGGTGTCCGCGAAATACATGCACGAAGCATTCGAATTTTATGAAGAAACCTTGTCAAATCGATATCCATATTCATGTTACAAACAGGTCTTTGTTGACGAGATAGATGAAGACATTAATGCTTATGCTACTATGAGcattctaaagtaaaatattaatttctctcccttttctatatatatatatataaagtttttgcaTAATGttgatttagatttattactatactttcttataattatttgttttcttgcAGCACAAATTTGTTACATTCTCCTGCAATTATAGATCAGGTATATATTACTAAGAAAGCAATGGCACAAGCAATTGCAGAACAATTTTTCGGATGTTTTATATCTATGCACAATTGGTCAGATACTTGGCTACCTAAGGGTATCTCTACCTATCTAACAGGACTCTATGCCAAAAAATGCTTTGGAAACAATGAATACAGAGAATGGATTCAATCTGTAagtatttacaagtaaaaatatcgatatattttattccttta is a window from the Anoplolepis gracilipes chromosome 17, ASM4749672v1, whole genome shotgun sequence genome containing:
- the LOC140675002 gene encoding uncharacterized protein, whose amino-acid sequence is MDEEQTNNTTSVDCSDNTTLPLTVDLAKLSIDSNSLPVESTTRVLRKRVVRCLPNSTASTDSILNRRCSLKPKKRRVSEMDIEEEKSINDYYLDKKINKKINLETIYEETDNASDDIDSETRMSTRRFKRMLMFSSSLSKIKKRRAKIKKIFESKQNKWYTRKNNITKLDILQDLSNTSKMNEEQINNTYV